The DNA segment ttataatacttttattcaatttttttcgttcatttttccaaaattaataaatcattttaactCAAAGCATTTCAGTACCATTCACAAatcatgttattattatttaaagatattatgatatattaatgGGAGCTTTAGATAGTGGGTTAAGATGATATGAAATGTGATTGAAatcgaataaaatattactataatcttatttttattttgaattttgaaaaaattgaattatttattgtattttgtatgaaaatttataaaaattataatgattagatagaTAAGATAATATGAGTCTTAAATCAAAATCTCTCCTACGTGTCCAAATAAGCCCTTAGTACTCATCCAACGGAGATGACTCTAACGTATCGGGCTCTAGGTCATTCATTTCGAAAACAAGGATATTCCTCTATTGCGGTAGTGcatatataattgtaaaatgtgtaaatattatgtaattattttgaatgagtgaagtctattattaaaaaaaataatattgtattttgtATAAATCTTGTATTTATTCACTATTTTTAAACTGATTGCGTAAAGTTTACGTACACAACTAcaactattatttctttttaaatatagcAAGTATCCAAATTTGCGCTCAAGTAAACATTGTTACACATTGTTTGGAtcgtgaattgagatgagatattttgagataaaaattaaaaataaaatataattttattaaaatataattttttaatattattatttttttaaaatttaaaaaaattaaattatttattatattttatatataaatttataaaaattataattatgagatgagatgaattgagaatatTTTTGAATCTAAACTAAAACAACTTATGAAGCAGCTAAATAGTTAAAAACATaaggaaataatgaaaaatgTCATTTCACACACTGTTGTTGTAATTCTGTTGTGCACAAAGAAATTTCCTTAAGCAGAAAAGTCAAGGAGAGAACACAAAGGTTCAACACAATAATTAGTCGTGTGAGCGACAAGTTTATTAGGACAAAAAAACCCACCTTGGAAAAAGCAATCTGATGAATGATTATTAGCTGAATTTCAGTGAGGGAAAAGCCTATACACATTACATAGCCATTTTAGTATAGTTACTCAACGCAAATCATGCTATTAGCATAGTTTGgtatattaaaattctaactAGAAAAAATAACAGAgacaactatttttttataggttgaatttaaatagataataaataattataaacactccttctatttaaaaaataattataaaaatagttatGTTTATGTGGTAACTAACTTCGAATACTTTAAAAGGAAAGAGACCTAGTAATATCTCCAacattgatataatatatatatatatatatatatatatatatatatctatataaatattttagtaacaaatagatattataaaaataaactaataacaAATTATTGTAGTTTGACATAAtgtgttagattgtaaaattatttttattataaaatagatctaagtATTATATGAAActatatcagtttgtgagtttatttttataataaaattttgtgaCTACAgcaactcttatatatatatatatatatatatatatatgtatgtatgtatgtatggatatTTGAATTTAAAGTTGTCAACCAcccaacaaacaaataaaagaattttgaacAAGTTTACGATATATTAATGTTAATGTATGAAATAAAGTTGACATTGTTTATAGGAtctcttcttttttatataCAAGGAGGTGACATGTTTTTTCTATTTGAAGAATCGAGCTATATGTCATAAGGTCATTAGACTCGTAACATTTATAGGATCTCCTAATAAAATATAACTGCATTCAATTCATAGATTAAGCCAGAATACACTCTTAATTGCTAAGTCAATATTTTGAGGCTATTTATTTGCTAGTAACAAGAGGGAGGGTAATTTTTTATCTATGAAAATCACCCATTCCATCTTCCAATCTCCAATGTAGATTAGAAGATGAAAAGGGTGATTGGTAtagaaagtcagttttattttatttattaaaattgtaaCGATTTgattagtaataaaaaagttgACCACCATTTGGGCTATTTAAAGCCCAAAAGAAAGTTGACAGAATGATTGGCCATTTGAAGCCCAAAAGAAAGTTGGACAGGACTTAAAcatatttatctttaatttttgtcttttatttcaaatttttatttatataaccaATTCGGTTCTAATCGAGGATTGCAAGACTCCTTGTTCAATTCCAACTCAAGTCATTTGGAAATTTGGAATATCACTACTTCCCTAAAAATTTGGAGATTTTTGTGGGTGGAATTATAAACAACTAATTAAAATGGAGGATCATTTGTATACTGAAAAAAGTAAACAACCAAAATTATATAACGTgattaaaggaaaataatttatgtCATTTTAGAGTATGTAAGTCCTATACAAATTCATAAgtctaactcatctcataaaatcGATTTAATAAGATATCTTTGTTTATTGCTTATAAATATACTTAAGactttatttacaaataatgtGAAATGTATTGCTCACCACTCCATCTCATTTGCAAACCAATATTTTTCCTACTCATTGTCACGAGGCAAGTAGTGTGGACCTCGATTTATCCTATGACAGAGTCtaatactataaaaaaattcatgagtctaactcatttcataaaatttatttaataagaatGATTTATTcattacttataaatatgtcTAAGATCTTCTTTACAGGTAATGTAAAATGTATTTCTCAACataatttacataaaatttttttaataataaatcttattttttatagatagaATATACTAGATCTGTAAATTCTAGAACTTTATATAGTAGTAGCCGATAAATGAGCAACAGAGAAAGAAATCTTTCAAGGGAAGCGATATTCCGTGGTATGCAATTAAATGCAACGATGTGTTTGAGTTCCTGTGAACTAagtcttgtatatatatatatatatatattaatgttgacAAGCTtgtaactttttaaaaataaaaaataaaaaacatgcaGTAAAGACTAAAGACGCCgttgcagaaaaaaaaaaaaaaagtagaatagAATTATATAgaacaagttttaaaaataattttaatatatatatatatgtagaaatatatatgtaaaaggagaccaatatatatatatatatatgttaaggaAATAAATTCTGATTTTGGGTTTGGGTAGTGTGAGGAAGGAAGAAAGAGGGTTTCCACAGATTTCGGCAATCGACATTGCAGAGCTTTTGAGAAACAAACACCCCGCACCCGCTGCCtcttcaattctctctctctatctctctttctctctcaagcttttggaaaaatttttgattaatttatttcCGTTTTACCACCATCATTCCTCGTCGATCAACTCGTCGACTCGCACAGTCACGCAATCCTAAAccctactttttatttgtttattttttttttctatatttaattcATGGCTACGAGTAGTAGTGCTAACGGCAATCGCGCATCGTCGTCATCGCCGCCGCCTCCGTGGACGCAAATCGTCCGGGGCGAATCTGAGCCGATCGTCGCTGCTCCTTCTTCACCCTCGGGTACGACGACGCATGTGATGTCTTCTTCATCGACGCCTGCGATTGATCCGGCTGTCGCGTCGGTGACGGGGGAGGAATCGATGTGGGAGGGGTCGGAGAGTGGACCGAATGGCAATGCGGGGAAGAGACAGGCCTGGAACAAGCCATCGAATGGGCCAGTCGCGGAGGTTGGTCCGGTCATGGGTGCGGTCTCTTGGCCCGCTTTATCGGAGTCAACTCGGGCTTCGGCGAAACCGTCTTCCGAACCATCGAAAGGCTTGTCCGATATCGGATCACCTGTCGCCGTATTACAGGTTTGGTTCCTTGAATTTGTTAGCAGTTTTGGCTCTCTTTTATTCTTGGCTAGCTGACAATTCCTGATtatttgatttcttaattttgaagCTTCAACCAGCCTGGTCTAAACGACCTTAGTTTGAGTGTTCAGATTATCATCTTTTGCACGATTTTGAAGATTGTAGGAAATAGAGAAGACTGAGAGATAGAGAAACAAATAAAGTAACCGAAGTTTTGAATATCAGTGATTCTGGATTGCTCACACATATGGCTTATATAATTTCAATTTGCTTAATCATTGTGATCATAATAATTATGTGCTACCTACTTGGgcataaatttttgtaaaatctggaaactagaagaagaaaaaggttaAAACtgaatctatttttaattagtGTCATCCCTTTTGAAGCAACTGAATTGAGAGTGAATTTGCTGCAGTTGTAATCCTTAAGTATCTCGTGTTTATGGGTTAATGAGTTTTTTCCTAGCTGTAGGCGTACATTTAGATTTTACTATTGTGTTTACTGTAGGGGACTGGGACAACATCTTCCTCTTTACAGAAACAAGTCAGTAATAATGTGAATCCTAATCCAACATCGAACCATAGCATACACACGCGCCAGAGATCCATGAGGCGGAATAATGCAAGCACATCCTCTAATGGTGGCCTCCCTCAGCAGCAGCTAGCACCACCAGGTGCAGCAGTTGAAATGGGTCCAAATAACCCTTCATCTAAGGATCACACACAAAGAAGTGGGTTTGCATCACAATCCCATGGTGGTAATGATCATCCACCGCATCGCAACTCATTTAGGAACCGCAATGGTGGCTCACATCCACGTGGAGATGGTTCTCACCATCACGGTTATGGAGGCAGCCGTGGAAATCAAGATTGGAATACTCATAGGAACTTTTCTGGTAGGGACAACCACATGCAACCACAGAGAGGTGCTCCTAGGTTTATTAGgcccccaccaccaccacctctgAGTTCCACCCCATTTATTCCCCCACCACCTGTGCGGCCTTTTGCTAGTCCCATTGGTTTCCCTGGTAAGCTGTATCAATATT comes from the Carya illinoinensis cultivar Pawnee chromosome 8, C.illinoinensisPawnee_v1, whole genome shotgun sequence genome and includes:
- the LOC122318561 gene encoding la-related protein 1C-like — encoded protein: MATSSSANGNRASSSSPPPPWTQIVRGESEPIVAAPSSPSGTTTHVMSSSSTPAIDPAVASVTGEESMWEGSESGPNGNAGKRQAWNKPSNGPVAEVGPVMGAVSWPALSESTRASAKPSSEPSKGLSDIGSPVAVLQGTGTTSSSLQKQVSNNVNPNPTSNHSIHTRQRSMRRNNASTSSNGGLPQQQLAPPGAAVEMGPNNPSSKDHTQRSGFASQSHGGNDHPPHRNSFRNRNGGSHPRGDGSHHHGYGGSRGNQDWNTHRNFSGRDNHMQPQRGAPRFIRPPPPPPLSSTPFIPPPPVRPFASPIGFPELPPPMVYVAAPPPDSLRSMPFPPMLPHPFYYPPADPHLPAKIVKQIDYYFSGENLIKDTYLRQNMDDQGWVPITLIARFKKVMLLSDNVQFILDSVRASNILEVQGDKIRRRNDWMRWIISPAVHFPNASGQQTFGKPSYDMLEARVQSMALEEKSTNHHTTGGQADPHGAAPENELPSEDLSSSSQLSGGRKTDQVGIRASSDHSISARN